In the Enterococcus saigonensis genome, one interval contains:
- a CDS encoding DUF1827 family protein gives MKLINVTNSHSRLVRNQLENTDAEMVKVYTAGNTTIVYTVAPSHNEILLINKKRNLNEREINEVKEYFLKKMPLSSYEPDAITQIELPGLVEISIKTNQLSNNAS, from the coding sequence ATGAAATTAATCAACGTAACCAATAGCCACTCGCGTTTGGTACGCAATCAGTTAGAAAATACGGATGCAGAGATGGTGAAAGTTTATACGGCGGGCAATACCACTATCGTCTATACAGTTGCCCCTAGCCACAACGAAATTTTATTGATTAATAAAAAGCGCAATCTCAATGAACGTGAAATTAACGAAGTAAAAGAATATTTTTTAAAAAAAATGCCTTTAAGCAGTTACGAACCTGATGCAATTACCCAAATTGAACTGCCTGGTTTAGTAGAAATTTCAATTAAGACAAATCAATTAAGTAACAACGCCTCATAA
- a CDS encoding ATP-dependent Clp protease ATP-binding subunit: MLCQNCGKNEATIHLYANVNGQRKQLDYCQSCYQKLKNQTGSQTSMMAQDPFGFGSLDDLFRQMSQQMQPRNTDEQTPPTQFGGGNNFNGGQPPRQNQGSNGLLGEYGINITEQARNGDIDPVVGRDDEIKRVIEILNRRTKNNPVLIGEPGVGKTAVVEGLAQKIVDGDVPQKLLEKEVIRLDVASLVQGTGIRGQFEERMQKLIDEIKQAENVILFIDEVHEIVGAGAAGDGNMDAGNILKPALARGELQMVGATTLNEYRIIEKDAALERRMQPVRVEEPSVEETIAILKGLQPRYEDYHHVKYTEEAIKAAATLSNRYIQDRFLPDKAIDLLDESGSKKNLTIQLVDPKAIEKKLADAEAQKQQASKEEDFEKAAYYRDQINKLEEMKNKQISDEETPTITEKDMEQIVEERTGIPVGELKEKEQTQLKNLGPDLKKHVIGQDEAIDKVAKAIRRNRVGLGKKNRPIGSFLFVGPTGVGKTELAKQLAYEMFGSEDSMIRFDMSEYMEKHSVAKLIGSPPGYVGYDEAGQLTEKVRRNPYSLILLDEIEKAHPDVLHMFLQILDDGRLTDAQGRTVSFKDTLIIMTSNAGTGNVEASVGFGAAREGVTRSVLNQLNNYFSPEFLNRFDGIIEFKALSKDNLLHIVELMLNEVNEMLISQHIHITVPKDVEEKLVDLGYNPSMGARPLRRTIQDQIEDGIAEYYLDHPTAKELTARLTKDDKIEVIALQTNESENTKQEPLAENDLPEE, encoded by the coding sequence ATGCTTTGTCAAAACTGTGGCAAAAATGAAGCTACCATTCATTTATACGCAAATGTAAATGGCCAAAGAAAGCAATTAGACTACTGCCAAAGCTGCTACCAAAAATTGAAAAATCAAACAGGTAGCCAAACAAGTATGATGGCACAAGATCCATTTGGCTTTGGAAGTCTTGACGATTTATTTCGTCAAATGTCCCAACAAATGCAGCCTAGAAATACTGATGAACAAACTCCCCCTACTCAATTTGGCGGAGGAAATAACTTTAATGGCGGTCAGCCCCCACGTCAAAATCAAGGGTCAAATGGTCTTTTAGGAGAATATGGCATTAATATTACAGAACAAGCTCGTAATGGAGATATTGATCCTGTTGTTGGACGTGATGACGAAATTAAACGCGTTATTGAAATTTTGAACCGCCGAACAAAGAATAATCCGGTTTTAATTGGTGAGCCTGGCGTTGGTAAGACCGCTGTCGTTGAAGGATTGGCACAAAAAATCGTTGATGGTGATGTTCCCCAAAAACTGCTTGAAAAAGAAGTTATTCGCTTAGATGTCGCTTCACTTGTTCAAGGAACAGGTATTCGCGGACAATTCGAAGAACGCATGCAAAAATTAATTGACGAAATCAAGCAAGCTGAAAATGTTATCTTATTCATTGATGAAGTGCATGAAATTGTAGGTGCCGGAGCCGCTGGTGATGGAAACATGGATGCTGGAAATATCTTAAAGCCAGCTTTAGCACGTGGAGAGTTACAGATGGTCGGTGCTACTACTTTAAATGAGTATCGCATCATTGAAAAAGATGCAGCTTTGGAACGCCGAATGCAACCAGTCCGAGTGGAGGAACCTTCTGTTGAAGAAACTATTGCAATTTTGAAGGGTTTACAACCGCGTTATGAAGATTATCATCATGTAAAATATACTGAGGAAGCGATTAAAGCTGCTGCCACACTTTCCAATCGCTATATTCAAGATCGTTTTTTACCAGATAAAGCAATTGATTTACTAGATGAATCTGGTTCTAAGAAAAACTTAACAATTCAATTAGTTGATCCAAAAGCGATTGAGAAAAAATTAGCAGATGCCGAAGCCCAAAAACAACAAGCTTCCAAAGAAGAAGACTTTGAAAAAGCAGCTTATTATCGTGATCAAATTAATAAATTAGAAGAAATGAAAAATAAACAGATTAGTGACGAGGAAACACCGACGATTACTGAAAAAGATATGGAGCAAATTGTTGAAGAACGTACCGGTATCCCAGTTGGTGAACTAAAAGAAAAAGAACAAACACAATTAAAAAATCTTGGTCCTGATTTGAAGAAACACGTTATTGGTCAGGATGAAGCAATTGATAAGGTAGCTAAAGCCATTCGTCGTAACCGTGTTGGTTTAGGTAAGAAAAACCGCCCGATTGGTTCTTTTCTATTTGTAGGACCAACAGGTGTTGGTAAAACAGAATTAGCCAAACAACTAGCCTATGAAATGTTTGGTTCTGAAGATTCGATGATTCGTTTTGATATGTCTGAATACATGGAAAAACACAGTGTGGCTAAATTAATCGGATCTCCTCCAGGTTATGTTGGTTATGACGAAGCAGGTCAGTTAACAGAAAAAGTTCGTCGTAATCCCTACAGCTTAATTCTGTTGGACGAAATTGAAAAGGCCCATCCAGATGTTTTGCATATGTTCTTACAAATTCTAGATGATGGTCGCCTCACTGATGCCCAAGGGCGAACTGTTAGCTTTAAAGATACACTAATTATTATGACTAGTAATGCTGGTACCGGTAATGTTGAAGCTAGCGTTGGTTTCGGTGCTGCTAGAGAAGGTGTAACACGCTCTGTCTTAAATCAGTTAAACAACTACTTCTCGCCTGAATTCTTAAACCGTTTTGACGGAATTATTGAATTCAAAGCCTTGAGTAAAGATAATTTATTGCACATTGTTGAATTGATGTTAAATGAAGTAAATGAAATGCTAATCTCTCAACATATCCACATCACTGTACCAAAAGATGTGGAAGAAAAACTAGTTGACCTGGGCTACAATCCTTCAATGGGCGCGCGTCCACTACGTCGTACTATTCAAGATCAAATTGAAGACGGTATTGCAGAATATTATTTGGATCATCCAACAGCAAAAGAACTGACAGCACGCTTAACTAAAGATGACAAAATTGAGGTTATCGCTTTACAAACTAATGAATCAGAAAATACCAAGCAAGAACCTTTAGCTGAAAATGATCTCCCAGAAGAATAA
- a CDS encoding phosphocarrier protein HPr — MEKKDFHVVAETGIHARPATLLVQTASKFNSDINLEYKGKSVNLKSIMGVMSLGVGQGSDVTITAEGADEADAMAAIVETMKKEGLSE; from the coding sequence ATGGAAAAAAAAGATTTTCACGTAGTAGCAGAAACTGGGATTCACGCACGTCCAGCTACATTATTAGTACAAACTGCTAGCAAATTTAACTCTGACATCAACTTAGAGTACAAAGGTAAATCTGTAAATCTTAAATCTATCATGGGTGTTATGTCTCTTGGTGTTGGCCAAGGTTCCGATGTAACAATCACTGCTGAAGGCGCTGACGAAGCTGATGCAATGGCAGCAATCGTTGAAACAATGAAGAAAGAAGGATTATCTGAATAA